In the Oryza glaberrima chromosome 6, OglaRS2, whole genome shotgun sequence genome, one interval contains:
- the LOC127776440 gene encoding protein argonaute 1D: MGSRRPRLPGFGEDCEPRGGGRGGGGGGGRGRGSYYPQAQQYHPQGHGGRGGAGYYHGAAPQPRGAMVVQQWRPATAAAEHLGHQQPYNSSVRPQHYYGPSAIAPELRQAMDAPHEPPANVSSPEAASPEASSPRSLALEVTEQLQDLSVQYQLSESQEEIVQHVPVSTKSFKFPHRPGSGSIGTRCLVKANHFFAQLPDKDLHQYDVSITPELTSRIRSRAVLEELVRLHKMSYLGGRLPAYDGRKSLYTAGPLPFTSKEFCISLLEEDDGSGSERRQKTYNVVIKFAARADLHRLEQFLAGRQAEAPQEALQVLDIVLRELPTARYAPFGRSFFSPDLGRRRSLGEGLETWRGFYQSIRPTQMGLSLNIDMSATAFFEPLPVIDFVIQLLNTDIRSRPLSDAERVKIKKALRGVKVEVTHRGNMRRKYRISGLTSQATRELTFPVDQGGTVKSVVQYFQETYGFAIQHTYLPCLQVGNQQRPNYLPMEVCKIVEGQRYSKRLNQNQIRALLEETCQRPHDRERDIIQMVNHNSYHEDPYAKEFGIKISERLASVEARILPAPRLKYNETGREKDCLPRVGQWNMMNKKMVNGGRVRSWICVNFARNVQENVASGFCRELARMCQASGMDFALEPVLPSMYARPDQVERALKARFHDAMNILGPQHKELDLLIGLLPDNNGSLYGDLKRICEIDLGLVSQCCCTKQVFKMNKQILANLALKINVKVGGRNTVLVDAVSRRIPLVTDRPTIIFGADVTHPHPGEDSSPSIAAVVASQDWPEVTKYAGLVSAQSHRQELIDDLYNITHDPHRGPICGGMVRELLISFKRSTGQKPQRIIFYRDGVSEGQFYQVLLHELDAIRKACASLEANYQPQVTFIVVQKRHHTRLFAHNHNDQNSVDRSGNILPGTVVDSKICHPTEFDFFLCSHAGIKGTSRPAHYHVLWDENNFTADALQTLTNNLCYTYARCTRSVSIVPPAYYAHLAAFRARFYMEPDSSDSGSMASGRGGGSSTSRSTRAAGGGAVRPLPALKDSVKNVMFYC; this comes from the exons ATGGGATCAAGGAGACCAAGACTGCCTGGGTTTGGTGAGGACTGTGAGCCTCGtggtggtgggagaggaggaggaggaggaggtggccgtggccgtggcagCTACTACCCACAGGCACAGCAATACCACCCACAAGGACATGGTGGCCGTGGAGGAGCAGGCTACTACCATGGTGCTGCTCCTCAACCTCGCGGCGCAATGGTGGTGCAGCAATGGCGtcctgctactgctgctgctgagcaTTTGGGCCATCAACAGCCCTACAACAGCAGTGTGAGACCACAGCACTATTATGGTCCGTCTGCCATAGCTCCCGAGCTGCGCCAAGCAATGGATGCTCCACATGAGCCTCCTGCCAATGTCTCCTCACCAGAAGCAGCCTCTCCGGAGGCATCATCACCACGGTCTCTTGCTCTTGAGGTCACAGAGCAGCTTCAGGACTTGTCTGTGCAGTACCAATTAAGTGAGAGCCAGGAAGAGATTGTCCAACATGTTCCTGTGTCCACCAAATCATTTAAATTTCCTCACCGCCCTGGAAGTGGGAGTATTGGAACCAGATGTTTAGTGAAGGCGAATCACTTCTTTGCTCAACTGCCAGACAAGGATCTTCATCAGTATGAC GTTTCAATCACCCCGGAGCTTACATCACGAATTCGGAGCCGTGCTGTGTTGGAAGAGTTGGTGAGACTGCACAAGATGTCATACTTGGGAGGACGTCTTCCAGCCTATGATGGTAGGAAGAGCCTTTACACGGCCGGTCCATTGCCGTTTACTTCAAAAGAATTTTGCATCTCTTTGCTTGAGGAAGATGATGGTTCTGGTTCGGAGAG GCGTCAGAAAACATATAACGTGGTGATTAAGTTTGCTGCAAGAGCTGATCTTCACCGTCTTGAGCAATTTCTAGCTGGAAGGCAGGCAGAGGCTCCCCAGGAGGCCTTGCAAGTTCTTGATATTGTCTTGCGAGAGTTGCCAACAGCAAG ATATGCACCCTTTGGTCGATCCTTCTTCTCTCCTGACCTGGGGAGGAGACGATCCCTCGGTGAGGGACTAGAAACCTGGCGTGGGTTTTATCAGAGCATTCGTCCTACTCAAATGGGCTTGTCACTGAATATTG ATATGTCGGCAACTGCTTTCTTTGAGCCGTTACCAGTCATAGATTTTGTCATACAGCTTTTAAATACTGACATCCGCTCGAGGCCCTTATCAGATGCTGAGCGTGTCAAG ATCAAGAAGGCCTTAAGAGGAGTGAAGGTAGAAGTTACTCACCGTGGCAACATGCGCCGGAAGTATCGGATATCTGGTTTAACATCTCAGGCAACTCGGGAACTGAC TTTTCCTGTTGATCAAGGAGGCACAGTGAAATCTGTTGTACAATATTTTCAAGAGACATATGGATTTGCGATCCAGCATACCTATCTTCCTTGTCTGCAAGTTGGCAATCAGCAGCGTCCAAATTACCTACCAATGGAG GTCTGCAAAATAGTGGAAGGACAGAGGTACTCCAAGAGACTGAACCAGAATCAGATAAGGGCTCTTTTAGAGGAGACATGTCAGCGCCCACACGATAGGGAGCGTGACATAATTCAG ATGGTGAATCACAACTCCTACCATGAAGATCCTTATGCAAAGGAGTTTGGCATTAAGATCAGCGAGCGTCTGGCCTCGGTTGAGGCACGGATTTTACCTGCCCCTCGG CTCAAGTATAATGAGACTGGCAGAGAGAAGGATTGCTTGCCTAGAGTTGGTCAGTGGAATATGATGAACAAG AAAATGGTAAATGGTGGTAGAGTCAGGAGCTGGATATGTGTCAATTTTGCTCGAAATGTGCAAGAGAATGTTGCTAGTGGATTTTGTCGTGAACTGGCCCGCATGTGCCAGGCCTCAGGAATG GACTTTGCTTTGGAGCCTGTTCTTCCATCTATGTATGCACGTCCTGATCAAGTGGAACGAGCTCTGAAAGCCAGGTTCCATGATGCAATGAACATACTTGGGCCACAGCACAAGGAGCTCGATTTACTTATCGGACTGCTTCCTGATAACAATGGTTCTCTTTATG GTGATTTGAAGCGTATATGCGAAATTGACCTTGGATTGGTTTCCCAGTGCTGTTGCACAAAGCAAGTGTTTAAAATGAACAAACAAATCCTAGCAAATCTTGCTCTGAAGATAAATGTGAAG GTTGGGGGAAGGAACACTGTACTGGTTGATGCAGTGTCGAGACGCATTCCGTTGGTAACTGACAGGCCTACTATTATATTCGGTGCTGATGTCACCCATCCTCACCCTGGCGAAGATAGCAGCCCATCCATTGCTGCT GTTGTGGCCTCCCAAGATTGGCCTGAAGTGACAAAGTATGCTGGTTTAGTTTCTGCTCAATCTCACAGACAAGAGTTAATAGATGATCTGTATAACATCACGCATGATCCTCATAGAGGGCCCATCTGCGGTGGAATGGTCAG GGAACTTCTTATATCCTTCAAAAGATCAACTGGTCAAAAGCCTCAACGGATAATATTCTATAG GGATGGTGTTAGTGAAGGGCAATTTTACCAGGTTCTATTGCATGAGCTTGATGCAATCCGAAAG GCTTGTGCATCACTCGAAGCAAATTACCAACCGCAGGTGACTTTCATTGTGGTTCAGAAGCGCCACCACACGAGATTATTTGCACACAACCACAATGATCAGAATTCAGTCGACAGGAGTGGGAACATATTGCCTG GTACTGTTGTTGACTCCAAGATTTGCCATCCTACGGAGTTTGACTTCTTCTTGTGCAGCCATGCTGGAATCAAG GGCACAAGCCGTCCCGCTCATTACCACGTCCTGTGGGATGAAAACAACTTCACAGCTGATGCGTTGCAGACCCTCACCAACAACCTCTGTTACAC TTATGCGAGGTGCACACGATCCGTATCTATTG TTCCACCAGCATACTATGCTCATCTGGCGGCGTTCAGAGCCCGTTTCTACATGGAGCCAGATAGCTCGGACAGTGGTTCAATGGCGAGTGGTCGTGGAGGAGGTTCGTCTACATCGCGCAGCACTCGTGCTGCAGGTGGTGGAGCCGTCAGGCCCCTTCCTGCACTCAAGGACAGCGTCAAGAATGTCATGTTCTACTGTTAG